One Loxodonta africana isolate mLoxAfr1 chromosome 15, mLoxAfr1.hap2, whole genome shotgun sequence genomic window carries:
- the LOC100676757 gene encoding olfactory receptor 143-like: MRSHSCPGNSQSWDLSPPTKPASSRSKESEALPDVVVSHFLTDHSLKTVAMENDSSVIEFILIGLTNQPELQLPLFFLFLVNYVVTVVGNLSLMNLTVLNSHLHTPMYFFIFNLSFIDLCHSLVLTPKMLMSFMSEKNIISFAGCMTQLFFFCFFVHSECYVLTAMAYDRYVAICKPLLYTVAMSPQVCFLLMCGSYVMGFAGAIAHTANMVRLSFCDTNTINHYMCDIFPLLQLSCSNTYANELVDSIIVSTVVTLSSFIIFISYALILSNILHISSTGGLSKAFSTCGSHMITVALFYGSGLFTHLKTSSADSVDQGKFFSIFYTNVVPMLNPLIYSLRNKDVRFALKKTLKRFAN; the protein is encoded by the coding sequence ATGAGGAGTCATAGTTGCCCTGGCAACAGCcagtcttgggacttgagcccaCCAACAAAACCAGCCTCCTCTAGAAGCAAAGAATCTGAGGCTCTTCCTGACGTGGTAGTCTCCCATTTCCTCACAGATCATTCCCTAAAGACAGTGGCTATGGAAAATGATTCTTCAGTAATTGAGTTCATCCTGATAGGATTGACCAACCAGCCTGAACTCCAGCTacccctcttctttctcttcttagtGAACTATGTGGTCACGGTGGTGGGAAATTTGAGCTTAATGAATCTCACTGTCCTGAATTCTCATCTTCACACCCCCATGTATTTTTTCATCTTCAATCTGTCCTTCATAGACCTCTGTCACTCTTTGGTCCTTACCCCTAAAATGCTAATGAGCTTTATGTCAGAGAAGAACATCATCTCCTTTGCAGGATGCATGACTCagctatttttcttctgtttctttgtcCATTCTGAGTGCTATGTGTTGACAgccatggcctatgatcgctatgtggccatttgcaagcccCTGCTGTACACAGTTGCCATGTCCCCTCAGGTTTGTTTTCTGCTGATGTGTGGTTCATATGTTATGGGGTTCGCTGGTGCCATAGCCCACACAGCTAACATGGTCAGACTGTCCTTTTGTGACACCAATACCATCAACCATTATATGTGTGACATCTTCCCCCTCCTCCAGCTCTCTTGCAGCAACACCTATGCCAATGAACTGGTGGATTCCATTATTGTGAGCACAGTTGTAACACTATCcagctttattattttcatttcttatgCTTTGATCCTTTCCAATATCCTCCACATCTCATCAACTGGGGGTTTGTCCAAAGCTTTCAGCACCTGTGGCTCCCACATGATAACTGTTGCTCTATTTTATGGTTCTGGATTGTTCACACATCTCAAGACCTCTTCTGCTGATTCTGTGGACCAGGGGAAGTTCTTCTCAATATTTTATACCAATGTAGTGCCCATGCTTAACCCCCTCATCTATAGCCTGAGGAACAAGGATGTCAGATTTGCTCTGAAGAAAACCCTGAAGAGATTTGCAAATTAA
- the LOC100657313 gene encoding olfactory receptor 8B3-like, with the protein MRMLAKNDSLVTEFILAGLTDRPELQQPLFYLFLMNYVVTIVGNLGLIILIGINSHLHTPMYYFLFNLSFIDLCYSSVFTPKMMMNFVSKKNIVSYFGYMTQLFFFLFSVFSENYMLTSMAYDRYVAICNPLLYRVTLSHQVCSVLTLAAYAMGFAGATAHTGCMLRLTFCNANIINHYLCDILPLLQLSCTSTYVNEVVVLIVVGINITVPSFTILISYIFILISILRIKSSQRRSKAFSTCSSHIIAISLFFGLAAFMYLKYSPESTDQGKGSSIFYTNVGPMLNPLIYSLRNKDVKVALRKALIKIQRRNIF; encoded by the coding sequence ATGAGAATGCTGGCAAAAAATGACTCCTTAGTGACTGAATTTATTCTTGCTGGATTAACAGATCGTCCAGAGCTCCAGCAGCCTCTCTTTTATTTGTTTCTAATGAACTACGTTGTTACCATCGTGGGTAATCTTGGCTTGATCATTCTTATTGGGATAAATTCTCAccttcacacccccatgtactatttcctttTCAATCTATCTTTCATTGATCTCTGTTACTCTTCTGTTTTCACACCCAAAATGATGATGAACTTTGTATCAAAGAAGAATATCGTCTCCTATTTTGGGTACATGAcccaattgtttttctttctattttctgtcttctctgaAAACTATATGTTGACCTCgatggcctatgatcgctatgtggccatttgcaatCCATTGCTATATAGAGTCACCCTGTCCCATCAGGTATGTTCTGTGCTGACACTTGCTGCATATGCCATGGGATTTGCTGGAGCCACTGCCCACACAGGCTGCATGCTTAGACTAACCTTCTGCAATGCTAATATCATCAACCATTACTTGTGTGACATCCTCCCTCTCCTCCAACTCTCCTGTACCAGCACCTATGTCAACGAGGTAGTAGTTCTCATTGTGGTGGGTATCAATATTACAGTACCCAGTTTTACCATCCTAATTTCTTATATTTTCATCCTCATTAGCATTCTTCGTATCAAGTCTAGTCAAAGAAGATCAAAAGCCTTCAGCACCTGTAGCTCCCACATCAttgctatttctcttttctttgggtTGGCAGCATTTATGTATCTTAAGTATTCTCCTGAATCTACGGACCAGGGGAAAGGTTCATCTATTTTCTACACTAATGTGGGGCCCATGCTTAACCCTCTGATCTACAGCTTGAGGAACAAGGATGTTAAAGTAGCCCTGAGGAAAGCCTTGATTAAAATCCAGAGAAGAAATATATTCTAA